From Nymphaea colorata isolate Beijing-Zhang1983 chromosome 6, ASM883128v2, whole genome shotgun sequence, a single genomic window includes:
- the LOC116255816 gene encoding GDSL esterase/lipase At5g03810-like translates to MMGTFLLFMIFLPLLWTSQLVRGQLVPAIITFGDSAVDVGNNNHLYTLVRANFPPYGRDFVTHSPTGRFCNGKLVTDFTAESLGFASYPPAYLSPQGSGKNILIGANFASASSGLYERTAALYNAIPLSRQLGYYREYQTKLHRAAGKATASSIISQAIYILSAGSSDFIQNYYINPLLNRAYTPGQFSDVLVQSFSSFVQELYGLGARRIGVTSLPPLGCLPASITLFGLGSNDCVERLNTDALSFNRKLHAAARALRNGLPELKIVVFDIYAPLYDLVTNPLKQGFTEARRACCGTGTIETSLLCNANAPGTCSNATTYVFWDSFHPSEAANQLLANALLLQGISLIS, encoded by the exons ATGATGGGTACTTTTCTGTTGTTCAtgatttttcttcctctcctatgGACCTCCCAATTAGTTCGTGGACAACTTGTTCCTGCAATCATCACGTTTGGGGACTCGGCAGTTGATGTGGGAAACAACAACCACCTGTATACTCTGGTGAGGGCTAACTTTCCACCTTATGGGAGGGACTTTGTTACACATTCGCCTACTGGAAGGTTCTGCAATGGAAAACTAGTCACAGATTTTACAG CTGAATCTCTTGGGTTTGCAAGCTACCCACCAGCATACCTCAGTCCTCAAGGTTCTGGGAAGAACATCTTGATCGGAGCCAACtttgcttctgcttcttctggGTTATATGAAAGGACTGCAGCCTTATAT AATGCTATTCCTCTGTCCAGGCAGCTGGGTTATTACAGAGAGTACCAGACTAAGCTGCACAGGGCTGCGGGGAAGGCGACAGCCTCGTCCATCATAAGTCAAGCAATCTACATTCTGAGTGCGGGAAGCAGCGACTTCATTCAGAACTACTACATCAACCCACTGCTGAACAGAGCTTACACCCCTGGGCAGTTCTCAGATGTTCTAGTCCAGAGTTTCTCTTCATTCGTTCAG GAGCTCTACGGGTTAGGTGCTCGGAGGATTGGGGTCACGTCTCTGCCACCGCTGGGCTGCCTCCCTGCCTCCATTACTCTCTTCGGCCTCGGCAGTAATGACTGCGTCGAAAGGCTCAACACCGACGCCCTTTCCTTCAACCGGAAGCTGCACGCCGCTGCGCGTGCTCTCAGAAACGGACTGCCGGAGCTAAAGATCGTGGTCTTCGACATCTACGCTCCCCTCTACGATCTTGTCACCAACCCCCTCAAACAAG GGTTTACTGAGGCGAGGAGGGCGTGCTGTGGGACAGGCACCATAGAGACCTCATTGCTCTGCAACGCCAACGCCCCTGGCACCTGCTCCAACGCCACCACGTACGTGTTCTGGGACAGCTTCCACCCTTCCGAAGCTGCCAACCAGCTCCTAGCCAACGCTCTCCTCCTCCAGGGCATCTCCCTCATCTCCTAG
- the LOC116255815 gene encoding protein ALP1-like has translation MDPSLFMMLSNLLQLHNYLDPALPTSSLADAYSSSAPLLFFVIASVLSHAAALRSRSTASSSSPTSASTTTTTTTTTTTTTTTTTTATTAATPNSSSDRNVDAFRSLTNERIWSMEPQTRDAQWRSAYGLSYPVFANLVDQLKPHLQKSLAVDLGLPADYAVAIVLSRLAHGHSLKAMAAHYKLKPYQISKLTNLVTRLLATKLYPNYIRTPGGHRLLETIHAFREITGLPNVCGAIDGSYVKLARTTEARIVDPASFRCRYGYCSILLQVVSDHRKIFWDVCVKAPGASDDATHFRDSALYNRLTSAEILRDTVISVRGHHVRPYIIGDWCYPLLSFLLTPFTSNSTGTLAQNFFDASLMKGRSMVEQAIGLLKGRWRILQDLNVGINHAPQTIVACCVLHNICQFAGEPEPVLYKEPKESGPPSRTLENEKSFYYFGESLRQAIADEIQERQQRLPTR, from the coding sequence ATGGATCCTTCTCTCTTCATGATGCTGTCCAACCTGCTGCAGCTTCACAACTATCTTGACCCCGCCCTCCCAACCTCCTCCCTCGCCGACGCCTACTCCAGCTCCGCCCCTCTCCTCTTCTTCGTGATCGCCTCTGTCCTTTCGCATGCCGCAGCCCTTCGTTCCCGATCCactgcctcctcctcctccccgaCCTccgcctccaccaccaccaccaccacaacGACGACCACTAccactaccaccaccaccactaccGCCACCACCGCCGCCACGCCCAACTCCTCCTCCGACAGGAATGTCGACGCCTTCCGTTCCCTCACGAATGAACGAATATGGTCGATGGAGCCGCAGACGCGCGATGCGCAGTGGCGTTCCGCCTATGGCCTCTCCTACCCGGTGTTCGCCAATCTAGTGGACCAGCTCAAGCCCCATCTCCAGAAGTCCCTGGCCGTCGACCTTGGCCTGCCGGCCGACTACGCCGTTGCCATCGTCCTTTCCCGCTTGGCCCACGGCCACTCCCTTAAGGCCATGGCTGCCCACTACAAGCTCAAGCCCTACCAGATATCCAAGCTCACAAATTTGGTCACCCGCCTCCTCGCGACCAAGCTCTACCCCAACTATATCCGCACTCCCGGCGGTCACCGCCTCCTCGAGACCATCCACGCCTTCCGCGAGATCACAGGCCTCCCCAACGTCTGCGGCGCCATTGATGGCAGCTATGTCAAGCTCGCTCGCACCACTGAAGCTCGTATTGTCGACCCCGCGAGTTTCCGGTGCCGGTATGGGTACTGCTCCATCCTGCTCCAGGTGGTTTCCGACCACCGGAAGATCTTCTGGGACGTTTGCGTCAAGGCTCCTGGCGCCTCTGACGACGCCACCCATTTTAGGGATAGTGCCCTCTACAACCGCCTCACCTCGGCCGAGATCCTCCGGGACACTGTCATCTCCGTCCGGGGGCACCACGTTAGGCCATATATTATTGGGGATTGGTGTTACCCTTTGCTCTCCTTCCTGCTAACGCCCTTCACCTCTAATTCGACTGGCACGCTCGCGCAGAACTTCTTCGACGCTTCGTTGATGAAAGGCCGATCAATGGTGGAGCAAGCCATCGGATTGCTCAAGGGGAGGTGGAGGATTCTGCAGGATTTGAATGTGGGGATTAACCATGCTCCGCAGACCATCGTTGCTTGCTGTGTTCTCCACAATATATGCCAATTTGCTGGAGAGCCGGAACCCGTGCTCTACAAGGAACCTAAGGAATCGGGGCCTCCTTCGAGGACGCTCGAGAATGAGAAATCGTTCTATTATTTTGGAGAGAGTTTGAGGCAGGCCATTGCGGATGAGATTCAAGAGAGGCAACAGCGACTCCCTACAAGATAG
- the LOC116256519 gene encoding late embryogenesis abundant protein At3g53040-like, which yields MASMQEQRDREAAEVARQAAEELEKSADEAAAARRAQEELAKEPAHRPTGILGAIQGGTASILKAVTGKAQETTEKAKETKDATAEKASEYADSAAQKAKETKDATAETAREYTDAAAQKAKDAKDSTLEKGREVKDSTAQKMEEYRETAKEKAGETKDAVAGKVGAYKDTAAEKARETKDAAAGKMEEYKQRMGESKDAAAEKVRESKDAAAEKAREYKDTAAQKAQEYKNAAIGTKEEAKEKTSETAEAAKEGVKDTHERTRQKMEELKITGKESQEEMERDRQKGREAAKEAEEEMGRRTRELKEGAEERTAEAKGSIFSAIGGVAGAIREKLTGGKEEAGQVGKRGDEGEEAAMAAKPDQLRPEHIHGEVQEVAVVEKGGAGEGLVHTIVEAARDAVGGQKTTEEKVPKM from the exons ATGGCCTCCATGCAAGAGCAGAGAGACAGGGAAGCAGCAGAAGTAGCAAGACAGGCTGCGGAGGAGCTAGAGAAGAGCGCCGATGAAGCTGCGGCGGCGCGGCGAGCGCAGGAAGAACTGGCCAAAGAGCCCGCCCATCGACCTACCGGCATACTTGGAGCCATTCAGGGGGGCACGGCCTCTATACTGAAGGCAGTGACTGGAAAGGCTCAAGAAACCACCGAGAAGGCGAAGGAGACTAAGGACGCAACGGCGGAGAAGGCGTCCGAGTACGCGGACTCCGCTGCCCAGAAGGCCAAAGAGACGAAGGACGCGACGGCGGAGACGGCGAGGGAGTACACAGACGCTGCTGCTCAGAAGGCAAAGGATGCCAAGGATAGCACCCTGGAGAAGGGGAGGGAGGTGAAGGATTCTACAGCGCAGAAAATGGAGGAGTACCGAGAGACTGCCAAGGAAAAGGCTGGAGAGACGAAGGATGCCGTCGCCGGTAAGGTAGGCGCTTACAAGGATACGGCGGCGGAGAAGGCGAGGGAGACGAAGGATGCTGCGGCAGGGAAGATGGAAGAATACAAACAGAGGATGGGAGAGTCGAAGGACGCAGCGGCGGAGAAGGTGCGGGAGTCGAAGGACGCAGCGGCGGAGAAGGCGCGAGAGTACAAGGACACCGCCGCTCAGAAGGCGCAGGAGTACAAGAATGCCGCTATCGGGACGAAAGAAGAAGCTAAAGAGAAGACGTCCGAGACTGCAGAAGCAGCCAAG GAAGGAGTCAAGGACACGCATGAAAGGACGAGGCAGAAGATGGAGGAACTCAAAATAACAGGCAAGGAATCACAGGAGGAGATGGAACGGGACAGACAGAAGGGCAGGGAAGCTGCCAAGGAAGCAGAGGAGGAGATGGGTCGCAGGACTCGCGAGCTCAAGGAAGGCGCTGAAGAGAG AACTGCGGAGGCTAAAGGCTCGATATTTAGCGCGATTGGAGGCGTTGCAGGAGCCATCAGGGAAAAGCTAACCGGTGGAAAGGAGGAAGCTGGTCAGGTCGGGAAGCGCGGCGACGAGGGAGAGGAGGCTGCCATGGCGGCAAAGCCGGATCAGCTGCGACCGGAGCATATACATGGGGAAGTGCAGGAGGTGGCTGTGGTGGAGAAGGGTGGTGCCGGTGAAGGATTGGTTCATACCATCGTCGAAGCTGCTAGAGATGCAGTTGGTGGCCAGAAGACCACTGAGGAGAAGGTCCCTAAGATGTGA